Proteins encoded by one window of Synechococcus sp. WH 7805:
- a CDS encoding MFS transporter, translated as MGVSIGNMFYSQSLLPVISSAFDLPSGRVGVVPVMLQVGLLTSLVFLLPAGDLLDRRKMLRLIACGASLSAFSIVLSGDFSLLLVAFYGLGFCSLSSYILPAFVSGLVGPHERGFVIGRLLSGQFAGILLSRFFSGLMAHWFGWRSIYLTSAVLMGGVALLWPRLIPPDTESVNEPYALVISRQFSLFRRFDVLRQACASQGFQFAAFIVVWTGLSLRLANPPWSFGPAQIGAFGLVGLASITSAAWVGRMVDRFGARQVITGCCGMTLLGVIGLIVWDTSVVAILVSMCCIDFGVQGSYVANQSRVLSLDLAARSRLGALLFISAFGAAAVSGLLLVRLWPIWGWHGVLYLALGLVLLAMLSQCSGLTIARPSPSS; from the coding sequence ATGGGAGTGAGCATCGGCAACATGTTCTATTCCCAGTCCCTGTTACCCGTCATTTCTTCAGCATTTGACTTGCCGTCTGGTCGTGTTGGGGTCGTGCCGGTGATGCTGCAGGTGGGTTTGTTGACCTCTCTTGTGTTCCTCTTGCCGGCTGGAGATCTTCTAGATCGCCGTAAAATGCTTCGCTTGATTGCTTGTGGGGCATCGCTGTCGGCTTTTTCAATTGTCTTGTCAGGAGACTTTTCGCTACTTCTTGTTGCTTTTTATGGTTTGGGTTTTTGTTCGTTAAGCTCGTATATTCTCCCCGCTTTTGTTTCCGGTCTGGTTGGCCCTCATGAGCGAGGGTTTGTGATCGGCAGATTGCTCAGTGGTCAGTTTGCAGGCATCCTCTTGTCCCGTTTCTTTAGTGGACTGATGGCGCATTGGTTTGGCTGGCGGAGCATTTATTTGACGTCTGCAGTTCTGATGGGTGGAGTCGCTCTCTTGTGGCCTCGTTTGATACCGCCTGATACCGAGAGTGTGAACGAGCCCTATGCACTCGTGATCAGTCGTCAGTTCTCATTGTTTCGGCGTTTTGATGTTCTCAGGCAAGCCTGTGCCAGCCAAGGCTTTCAATTCGCTGCTTTTATTGTTGTCTGGACAGGGCTTTCATTGCGTTTGGCGAATCCCCCCTGGTCGTTCGGCCCAGCCCAGATTGGTGCTTTCGGTCTTGTTGGGCTGGCCAGCATCACATCCGCAGCCTGGGTTGGTCGCATGGTGGATCGATTCGGCGCCCGTCAGGTGATCACAGGGTGTTGTGGGATGACCTTGCTGGGAGTGATCGGTCTGATTGTTTGGGATACATCCGTTGTGGCGATTCTTGTCTCAATGTGTTGTATCGACTTTGGAGTGCAGGGAAGTTACGTCGCGAATCAGTCGCGGGTGTTGTCGCTTGATCTGGCAGCACGATCAAGGCTCGGTGCCTTGCTCTTCATCTCTGCGTTCGGTGCTGCGGCTGTCAGCGGTCTTCTTTTGGTGAGACTTTGGCCCATCTGGGGATGGCACGGTGTTTTATACCTGGCTTTAGGGCTGGTTCTGCTGGCCATGCTTTCCCAGTGTTCTGGGCTGACCATTGCCAGACCATCCCCCTCTTCCTGA
- a CDS encoding RluA family pseudouridine synthase, whose protein sequence is MPDHPPLPELSFDQAFGEGQGELLSLTYPKPLPMRLDRWLVSQRREQSRARIQKFIDAGLVRVNGRTGKAKTPLRQGDEVQLWMPPPEPLPYLKPEAMDLDVLFEDEHLIVINKPAGLTVHPAPGNKDGTLVNGLLHHCPDLPGISGKLRPGIVHRLDKDTTGCIVIAKSQEALVKLQVQIQKRIASREYLAVVHGVPSGDSGTIVGAIGRHPVDRKKYAVVSTESGRFACTHWSLQERLGDYSLLRFKLDTGRTHQIRVHCAHMNHPVVGDPTYSRCRKLPIELPGQALHAFQLGLDHPISRERMLFEAPLPGVMVRLLNKLRNRN, encoded by the coding sequence TTGCCAGACCATCCCCCTCTTCCTGAACTCTCGTTTGACCAGGCTTTTGGTGAAGGCCAGGGAGAGCTGCTCAGCCTGACTTACCCCAAGCCTTTGCCCATGCGGCTTGACCGCTGGCTTGTGAGCCAGCGTCGCGAACAGAGTCGCGCCCGAATTCAGAAATTCATTGATGCGGGTTTGGTGCGTGTGAATGGTCGAACGGGTAAAGCGAAGACCCCCCTGCGTCAGGGCGATGAGGTGCAGCTCTGGATGCCCCCACCTGAGCCGCTGCCCTACCTGAAGCCTGAGGCGATGGATCTGGATGTGCTTTTCGAAGATGAGCACTTGATTGTGATCAACAAGCCCGCTGGCCTCACCGTGCACCCAGCCCCTGGTAACAAGGATGGAACCCTGGTCAACGGTCTGTTGCATCACTGCCCGGATCTACCGGGGATCAGTGGCAAGCTCAGGCCGGGAATCGTGCATCGTCTGGACAAAGACACCACTGGCTGCATCGTGATCGCCAAATCCCAGGAGGCACTGGTGAAGCTGCAGGTGCAGATCCAAAAGCGCATTGCCTCACGGGAGTACCTCGCGGTGGTGCATGGGGTGCCGTCAGGAGACAGCGGCACGATCGTGGGGGCCATCGGCCGCCACCCGGTGGATCGCAAGAAATATGCGGTGGTGAGCACCGAGAGCGGTCGTTTTGCTTGCACCCACTGGAGCTTGCAGGAGCGGCTTGGTGATTATTCGCTGCTGCGTTTCAAGCTGGATACGGGGCGCACGCACCAGATCCGCGTGCACTGCGCTCATATGAATCACCCTGTGGTGGGTGATCCCACCTACAGCCGTTGTCGCAAGCTGCCGATCGAGTTGCCGGGCCAGGCCCTGCACGCCTTTCAGCTGGGCCTCGATCATCCAATCAGCCGCGAACGAATGCTGTTTGAAGCGCCATTGCCAGGCGTGATGGTGCGGCTGTTGAACAAACTCAGAAATCGGAATTAG
- a CDS encoding bifunctional (p)ppGpp synthetase/guanosine-3',5'-bis(diphosphate) 3'-pyrophosphohydrolase, which yields MLNATSAPDVQPIDQRSASPACGLVALRDRQIRSPDDYGIELPCWLRECINHVPPGIGHSCPTDSEALLAAAFDFAFQLHEGQFRASGDPYIVHPVAVADLLRDIGASASVIAAGFLHDVVEDTDVTPEQLESHFGPEVRGLVEGVTKLGGLHFTNRTEAQAENLRKMFLAMASDIRVVLVKLADRLHNMRTLGALREEKRQRIARETREIYAPLANRLGIGRFKWELEDLSFKLLEPEAFREMQQEVATKRSEREERLGVTVQLLRDRLAAAGLENCDVNGRPKHLYGIWTKMQRQQKAFHEIYDVAALRILTPSVEACYRALAVVHDTFRPIPGRFKDYIGLPKPNGYQSLHTAVIGRHRPIEVQIRTLEMHQVSEFGIAAHWKYKEGGSPAAGGDTERFNWLRQLVDWQQEGGSDDHNDYLASIKEDLFDEEVFVFTPKGDVLGLRKGSTAVDFAYRIHSEVGNHCHGVRINDRLCPLSTPLQNGDFINILTSKTAHPSLDWLNFVATPTARNRIRQWYKRSHRDETIQRGKELLERELGRSGFDALLNSEAMTRVSERCNLHCTDDLLAALGFGAVTLHQVLNRLREEIRLQADAETQPLSNEDVARKLVEQAESAPVRQDHAGAVPILGVEGLDYRLGGCCSPLPGEAIVGTVALGNHGITIHRQECANVEAIPSERRLPVRWNPANARNGQRFPVQLRIEVIDRVGILKDILMRLSDGSINVSDARVKTTYGKPARIDLRVELAGADLLQRTMDQIRSMADVLDIARTGQG from the coding sequence ATGCTCAACGCCACCTCCGCACCGGATGTTCAGCCGATCGATCAACGATCCGCTAGCCCTGCCTGCGGTTTGGTGGCGTTACGTGACCGTCAGATCCGTTCGCCTGACGATTACGGCATTGAGCTGCCGTGCTGGTTGCGCGAATGCATCAACCATGTCCCCCCGGGCATCGGCCACAGCTGCCCGACCGATTCGGAAGCCTTACTAGCAGCGGCTTTTGATTTCGCCTTTCAGCTGCACGAAGGACAATTCCGCGCCAGTGGTGATCCCTACATCGTGCACCCCGTGGCGGTCGCTGATCTGCTGCGCGACATCGGTGCCAGTGCCAGCGTGATCGCTGCCGGCTTCCTTCACGATGTCGTGGAAGACACCGATGTGACTCCAGAGCAGCTGGAGAGTCATTTCGGGCCTGAAGTGAGGGGGCTGGTGGAAGGAGTCACCAAGCTCGGAGGATTGCATTTCACCAATCGCACGGAGGCTCAGGCCGAGAACCTGCGCAAGATGTTTCTGGCCATGGCCAGCGACATCCGGGTCGTGCTGGTGAAACTGGCCGATCGCCTGCACAACATGCGCACTCTCGGGGCTTTGCGGGAAGAGAAGCGGCAGCGCATCGCCCGTGAAACCCGCGAGATCTATGCCCCACTGGCGAATCGCCTGGGTATCGGTCGCTTCAAGTGGGAATTGGAGGATCTTTCATTCAAGTTGCTCGAGCCCGAGGCCTTTCGGGAGATGCAGCAGGAGGTGGCCACCAAGCGCAGCGAGCGTGAGGAGCGCCTTGGGGTGACCGTGCAGCTGCTCCGTGACCGTCTGGCGGCGGCGGGCCTAGAAAACTGCGATGTGAATGGACGCCCCAAACACCTTTACGGCATCTGGACCAAGATGCAACGGCAGCAGAAAGCGTTCCACGAGATCTACGACGTCGCGGCCCTGCGCATCCTCACGCCGAGTGTGGAAGCCTGCTATCGGGCTCTGGCCGTGGTGCATGACACCTTCCGGCCCATTCCTGGACGATTCAAGGATTACATCGGTCTGCCCAAGCCCAACGGCTATCAGTCGCTGCACACGGCGGTGATCGGTCGCCACCGGCCGATCGAGGTACAGATCCGCACCCTGGAGATGCACCAGGTGTCGGAGTTCGGGATTGCCGCCCATTGGAAATACAAGGAGGGGGGGTCACCCGCCGCGGGGGGCGACACCGAACGGTTCAACTGGCTGCGGCAACTGGTCGATTGGCAGCAGGAAGGGGGCTCCGATGATCACAACGACTACCTGGCTTCGATCAAGGAAGATCTTTTCGATGAGGAGGTGTTCGTGTTTACCCCCAAGGGTGATGTTCTCGGTTTGCGCAAGGGCTCAACGGCTGTGGATTTTGCCTATCGCATTCATTCCGAGGTGGGCAATCATTGCCATGGCGTCAGGATCAACGATCGCCTCTGCCCACTCTCCACACCGCTGCAGAACGGGGATTTCATCAACATTCTCACCAGCAAAACGGCGCACCCCAGCCTGGATTGGCTCAACTTTGTAGCCACACCAACGGCACGGAATCGCATTCGCCAGTGGTACAAACGAAGCCATCGCGATGAAACGATTCAACGCGGCAAGGAGCTGCTGGAGCGAGAGTTGGGGCGCAGTGGTTTTGACGCTCTGCTGAACAGCGAAGCGATGACCCGTGTCTCTGAACGCTGCAACCTGCACTGCACCGATGATCTCCTGGCGGCCCTTGGATTCGGTGCCGTCACTCTTCATCAGGTGCTCAATCGGCTGCGGGAGGAAATCCGTTTGCAAGCCGATGCGGAGACTCAGCCCCTCAGCAATGAGGATGTGGCCCGCAAGCTGGTGGAACAGGCGGAATCAGCGCCGGTTCGGCAAGACCATGCTGGCGCCGTGCCGATTCTCGGAGTGGAGGGACTTGACTATCGCCTGGGCGGTTGCTGCAGCCCTCTGCCTGGTGAGGCGATTGTGGGCACCGTGGCACTCGGTAACCATGGAATCACCATTCACCGGCAAGAGTGCGCCAATGTGGAGGCGATCCCCAGTGAACGGCGCCTGCCGGTGCGTTGGAATCCAGCCAATGCCCGCAATGGACAGCGCTTCCCGGTGCAGTTGCGCATTGAGGTGATCGACCGAGTGGGCATCCTCAAGGACATCCTGATGCGTCTTTCGGATGGATCGATCAACGTCAGTGATGCGCGTGTGAAAACGACCTATGGCAAACCAGCCCGGATCGATTTGCGCGTGGAGCTGGCTGGTGCCGACCTGTTGCAGCGCACCATGGATCAGATCCGTTCGATGGCGGATGTGCTCGATATCGCGCGAACGGGTCAGGGGTGA
- a CDS encoding ABC transporter ATP-binding protein yields MTDAPGAVLELQQLRLRYPGSPVWTLDGLDLRLDPGERLALVGPSGCGKSTVARAALQLLPQGSQCEGGLRLNGRDPRRLAIPDLRALRGESVGLVFQDPMTRLNPLMTVGGHLLDTLRAHRPEMNAQSRRERAEELLEQVGIGAGRFNAYPHEFSGGMRQRLAIALAIVLSPPLVIADEPTTSLDVAVAGQVMAALRDLCDDLGSALLLITHDLAMACRWCDRMAVVDGGQVAEVNRSDVVLTYPSSRVGQRLLAAARAREGGTTPEAPPAAMVLDVQELRCWHNLGGPPWAPNWLKAVDGVSFQLKAGETLGVVGGSGCGKSTLCRALMGLTPIRGGQVQLFERNLLLARGREARALRRSIQMVFQDPLACLNPAMTVADAIADPLLIHGLTSRASARERARELLEKVGLGPAERFQNRLPRQLSGGQQQRVAIARALALNPKVLICDESVSMLDAEIQAEVLALLRQLQQELGLAMIFVTHDLSVASGFCHRLIVLDRGHIVESGPGDQLLTTPKTEITRTLVDACPRLPV; encoded by the coding sequence ATGACCGACGCACCTGGGGCCGTACTGGAACTCCAGCAGCTGCGCCTGCGTTATCCGGGCAGCCCCGTCTGGACCCTCGATGGACTGGACCTTCGCCTGGACCCTGGAGAGCGCCTGGCGCTGGTAGGGCCCTCCGGATGCGGCAAAAGCACGGTTGCGCGAGCCGCCCTGCAACTGCTGCCTCAAGGAAGCCAATGCGAAGGCGGTCTCCGACTGAATGGCCGTGATCCACGTCGCCTGGCGATTCCTGATCTGCGCGCACTCCGTGGGGAATCGGTCGGCCTGGTCTTTCAGGATCCGATGACCCGACTGAATCCTCTGATGACCGTGGGGGGACACCTTCTGGACACCCTGCGGGCCCACCGACCGGAGATGAATGCTCAATCCCGACGGGAACGGGCCGAGGAACTGCTGGAGCAGGTTGGCATCGGTGCTGGACGCTTCAACGCCTATCCCCACGAATTCAGCGGCGGCATGCGCCAGCGCCTGGCCATTGCCTTGGCCATCGTTCTGAGCCCACCGCTGGTGATCGCGGATGAACCCACCACAAGCCTGGATGTAGCTGTGGCCGGTCAGGTGATGGCCGCCCTGCGCGACCTCTGCGACGACCTCGGCAGTGCCCTGCTGCTGATCACCCACGACCTTGCCATGGCCTGCCGATGGTGTGACCGCATGGCGGTTGTGGACGGAGGCCAGGTGGCAGAGGTCAATCGCAGTGACGTGGTGCTCACTTACCCGAGTTCGCGGGTGGGGCAGCGACTACTGGCGGCGGCCCGAGCTCGGGAGGGGGGCACGACCCCAGAAGCCCCTCCGGCAGCCATGGTGCTGGACGTACAGGAGCTCCGCTGCTGGCACAACCTGGGGGGGCCGCCCTGGGCGCCTAACTGGCTGAAAGCTGTGGATGGCGTGAGCTTTCAGTTGAAAGCAGGAGAAACCCTGGGAGTGGTGGGTGGCTCGGGCTGCGGCAAAAGCACGCTCTGCCGCGCCCTGATGGGCTTGACGCCGATTCGCGGCGGACAGGTCCAGCTGTTTGAGCGCAACTTGCTTCTGGCGCGCGGCCGGGAGGCCAGAGCCCTGCGCCGTTCCATCCAGATGGTGTTTCAGGATCCTCTGGCCTGCCTGAATCCCGCCATGACAGTGGCGGATGCCATTGCCGATCCTTTGCTGATCCATGGCTTGACCTCCCGTGCCTCAGCAAGGGAACGGGCCCGGGAGCTACTGGAGAAGGTGGGACTCGGACCAGCGGAACGTTTTCAGAACCGCCTGCCTCGCCAACTATCTGGGGGCCAGCAGCAACGGGTGGCGATCGCAAGGGCGCTGGCCCTGAACCCGAAGGTTCTGATCTGCGATGAGAGCGTGAGCATGCTTGATGCGGAAATCCAGGCTGAGGTGCTGGCTCTGCTTCGCCAGCTGCAGCAAGAGCTGGGGCTGGCGATGATCTTCGTGACCCACGACCTCTCGGTGGCCAGCGGCTTCTGTCACCGCCTGATCGTTCTCGATCGCGGCCACATCGTGGAAAGCGGTCCCGGCGATCAGCTTCTGACCACCCCGAAGACAGAGATCACCCGAACTCTGGTGGATGCCTGTCCTCGGCTGCCGGTCTGA
- a CDS encoding glycoside hydrolase family 9 protein, with amino-acid sequence MTPSNTLQVTVNGELWWGGFTAELTVSNPSDQALDNWSISFISSHDLDPEAWGVEISRELLDDGQSRYILSGSSWGQSIPAGGDVRIGFNGRQGFDLGREGALTEAMLMTELASNSVIPQEAADMSVPHDHSGVTGLHTDITTWGSFHGSNHNSEHNELVGGRTAITTEAMVAYNGLRAFAGLEAVELEVVGAWAFAQGLTNNTQPWGDDLRGVGLWYAMQGAKVGWIADEAYNPQILADIQHSARQGDADAVMTMVETFGHEGFASYLRSHALEGTFINTLKMEPHYGGWMHGRAHGFLNIEGVAINHDINHLTVLDWEQTKPFMNDTFNYPQWPALEVSDDTVINYFQSMVTLGNPLEGNLNQLQTTLTSDTDEDQWNEFNRIEPKTTKTGRSRFIGTAQPDALISTAQKDIMTGRGGADLFAFIRTGGPIDVVTDFNRLDEDKIGIDAESFPGIDTIDLATANNKTEYQQLKQSDANIIYQAYTGKLVYNENGSRKGLGSNDAAIAKFKGNPLINSDDIVLIKASSTPSSPQDETETDPQTPPITTTDTPNTNTYAEALKLSLLFYEANRSGDLDEATNRVPWRGDSGLNDGNDGIYFGDATAENLQPDINLDLTGGYHDAGDHVKFGLPLASTLSTLTWGGLAFADGYEITGQADELLSTVKWGTDYLLKAHQVDANGSTDLFIVQVGDGQADHALWSSPESQSIARPALAITAEKPGSDVAAASAAALASASILFRDHGEVDYANELLNNAEALFDFAVTYQGKYSDSIASVQPFYNSWSGFQDELAYGGLWLARGLEAAGQDGSTYRLEAQDRYHTMIGGLNHAWAPNWDDASYGTAVLLSQDLEDQQAMDDVSAWLDSWVTGDQGPQITDGGLRFVDQWGSLRYAANTAMLAGIVADSITNPGGAYSELAVDSIDYILGDNPRGFSYLVGFGDNFPQQPHHRAASGVGWEGFNAPNANEYVLAGALVGGPSSADDFAYNDLRSDYISNEVAIDYNAGLTGALAFAAQTTSGFG; translated from the coding sequence ATGACTCCATCCAACACGCTGCAGGTCACGGTTAACGGAGAGCTCTGGTGGGGCGGCTTCACCGCCGAACTCACCGTAAGCAATCCCTCGGATCAAGCGCTGGACAACTGGAGTATCAGTTTCATCAGTTCTCATGACCTCGATCCAGAAGCCTGGGGAGTGGAGATCAGCAGAGAACTCCTTGACGATGGCCAAAGCCGCTACATCCTCAGTGGCTCGTCGTGGGGACAGAGCATTCCTGCCGGTGGCGATGTCCGCATCGGATTCAATGGCAGGCAGGGGTTCGATCTCGGCCGGGAAGGCGCCTTGACCGAGGCGATGCTGATGACGGAATTGGCGAGCAACTCCGTGATACCGCAGGAGGCTGCTGACATGTCCGTGCCCCACGACCACAGCGGCGTCACTGGTTTGCACACAGACATAACCACCTGGGGAAGCTTCCACGGCTCGAACCACAATTCAGAACACAACGAGCTGGTGGGGGGCCGCACAGCCATCACCACTGAAGCGATGGTGGCTTACAACGGCTTACGGGCCTTTGCCGGCCTTGAAGCAGTGGAGTTGGAAGTCGTTGGTGCGTGGGCTTTTGCCCAGGGTCTGACGAATAACACGCAACCCTGGGGGGATGACCTGCGCGGCGTCGGACTTTGGTACGCGATGCAAGGAGCGAAGGTGGGCTGGATCGCTGATGAGGCCTACAACCCGCAGATCTTGGCCGACATCCAACACAGCGCCCGACAAGGCGATGCCGATGCGGTGATGACGATGGTGGAAACGTTCGGCCATGAAGGATTCGCAAGCTACCTGCGCAGCCATGCGCTGGAGGGCACCTTCATCAACACCTTGAAGATGGAACCCCACTACGGCGGCTGGATGCACGGCCGGGCCCATGGATTCCTCAACATTGAGGGCGTGGCCATCAACCATGACATCAATCATCTGACGGTTCTGGATTGGGAGCAGACCAAGCCGTTCATGAATGACACGTTCAACTACCCGCAGTGGCCAGCACTGGAGGTGAGTGATGACACGGTCATTAATTACTTCCAATCAATGGTCACCTTGGGAAACCCTCTCGAAGGCAATCTCAATCAGCTGCAAACAACTCTGACATCAGATACAGACGAAGACCAATGGAACGAGTTCAACAGAATTGAACCCAAAACCACAAAGACAGGCCGTTCCCGCTTCATTGGAACAGCGCAACCGGATGCCCTGATCAGCACAGCCCAAAAAGACATCATGACCGGGCGTGGGGGTGCAGACCTCTTTGCATTCATCAGAACTGGAGGTCCCATCGATGTCGTCACCGATTTCAATCGTCTAGACGAAGACAAGATCGGCATTGACGCTGAATCATTTCCCGGTATTGACACAATTGACCTGGCCACCGCCAACAACAAAACGGAATACCAACAACTCAAGCAGTCAGACGCAAACATCATTTATCAAGCCTACACAGGCAAACTTGTCTACAACGAAAACGGCTCAAGGAAAGGACTCGGCAGCAATGACGCTGCGATTGCCAAATTCAAGGGCAATCCCTTGATCAACAGTGATGACATCGTCCTCATCAAAGCCAGTTCCACGCCAAGCAGCCCACAGGACGAGACCGAAACAGATCCACAAACACCACCAATCACAACCACAGACACCCCCAACACCAACACCTACGCTGAAGCCCTCAAACTTTCGCTCCTCTTCTACGAAGCCAACCGCTCAGGCGATCTTGACGAAGCCACCAATCGTGTTCCCTGGCGGGGTGACTCAGGCCTTAATGATGGCAACGATGGCATCTATTTTGGCGATGCCACTGCCGAGAACCTTCAGCCTGACATCAACCTCGACCTCACCGGGGGCTATCACGATGCCGGCGACCATGTGAAATTCGGCTTACCCCTGGCATCAACTCTGAGCACATTGACCTGGGGGGGCCTTGCGTTTGCTGATGGCTATGAAATCACGGGTCAAGCCGACGAGCTTTTGAGCACTGTGAAATGGGGAACGGATTACTTACTGAAGGCACATCAAGTGGATGCCAATGGCAGCACGGACTTGTTCATTGTTCAAGTTGGCGATGGACAGGCTGATCATGCGTTGTGGAGCTCGCCTGAGAGTCAATCCATTGCGCGCCCAGCTTTAGCCATCACGGCCGAGAAACCAGGATCTGATGTTGCAGCCGCAAGTGCTGCCGCATTGGCCTCTGCATCGATTTTGTTCCGCGACCATGGCGAGGTCGACTATGCCAATGAGCTACTGAACAACGCTGAGGCGTTGTTCGATTTTGCAGTTACTTATCAGGGCAAGTATTCAGATTCGATTGCTTCTGTTCAACCCTTCTATAACTCTTGGAGTGGATTCCAAGATGAACTCGCCTACGGAGGTCTCTGGTTAGCTCGGGGACTGGAGGCGGCTGGACAGGATGGATCCACTTACAGGCTGGAAGCCCAGGATCGCTATCACACAATGATCGGAGGCTTGAATCATGCTTGGGCCCCCAACTGGGATGACGCATCGTATGGGACAGCGGTGTTACTGAGTCAGGACCTCGAGGATCAACAAGCCATGGATGATGTTTCAGCTTGGCTTGATAGCTGGGTGACTGGTGATCAAGGACCACAAATCACTGACGGCGGCTTGCGATTTGTTGATCAATGGGGATCACTTCGCTATGCAGCCAACACCGCAATGCTGGCGGGAATTGTTGCTGATTCCATCACCAATCCAGGTGGTGCCTACAGCGAACTGGCTGTTGATTCCATTGATTACATTCTTGGTGATAATCCACGGGGTTTCAGCTACTTGGTTGGCTTTGGAGACAATTTTCCTCAGCAGCCCCATCACAGGGCCGCATCTGGTGTGGGATGGGAAGGGTTTAACGCTCCCAATGCCAATGAATATGTCTTGGCTGGTGCTTTGGTTGGAGGTCCAAGCAGCGCTGATGACTTTGCCTACAACGATCTGCGCTCTGATTACATCTCAAACGAGGTGGCCATTGATTACAACGCTGGCTTAACTGGCGCCTTGGCTTTTGCAGCGCAAACCACCTCAGGTTTTGGCTAA